A single window of Athene noctua chromosome 1, bAthNoc1.hap1.1, whole genome shotgun sequence DNA harbors:
- the FYN gene encoding tyrosine-protein kinase Fyn isoform X2, producing the protein MGCVQCKDKEATKLTDERDGSLTQSSGYRYGTDPTPQHYPSFGVTSIPNYNNFHATGGQGLTVFGGVNSSSHTGTLRTRGGTGVTLFVALYDYEARTEDDLSFHKGEKFQILNSSEGDWWEARSLTTGETGYIPSNYVAPVDSIQAEEWYFGKLGRKDAERQLLSFGNPRGTFLIRESETTKGAYSLSIRDWDDMKGDHVKHYKIRKLDNGGYYITTRAQFETLQQLVQHYSEKADGLCFNLTVIATNNTPQTVGLAKDAWEVARDSLFLEQKLGQGCFAEVWRGTWNGNTKVAIKTLKPGTMSPESFLEEAQIMKKLKHDKLVQLYAVVSEEPIYIVTEYMSKGSLLDFLKDGEGRALKLPNLVDMAAQVAAGMAYIERMNYIHRDLRSANILVGNGLICKIADFGLARLIEDNEYTARQGAKFPIKWTAPEAALYGRFTIKSDVWSFGILLTELVTKGRVPYPGMNNREVLEQVERGYRMPCPQDCPISLHELMIHCWKKDPEERPTFEYLQGFLEDYFTATEPQYQPGDNL; encoded by the exons ATGGGCTGTGTGCAATGTAAGGATAAAGAAGCAACAAAACTGACTGACGAGAGGGATGGCAGTTTAACTCAAAGCTCAGGCTACCGCTATGGGACAGATCCCACTCCACAGCACTATCCTAGCTTTGGTGTGACTTCAATCCCAAACTACAACAACTTCCATGCCACAGGAGGCCAAGGACTGACTGTGTTTGGTGGAGTCAATTCCTCCTCTCATACAGGGACACTGCGTACAAGAGGAGGAACAG gtGTAACTCTTTTTGTGGCGCTTTATGACTATGAAGCAAGAACAGAAGATGACTTGAGTtttcacaaaggagaaaaatttcAAATACTTAACAGCTC GGAAGGAGACTGGTGGGAGGCCCGGAGCTTGACAACAGGCGAAACTGGTTACATTCCCAGTAATTATGTGGCTCCAGTCGATTCCATCCAAGCAGAGGA GTGGTACTTTGGCAAACTTGGCCGAAAAGATGCCGAGAGGCAGCTGTTGTCATTTGGAAACCCCAGAGGTACCTTCCTGATCCGGGAAAGCGAAACTACCAAAG GTGCCTATTCCCTGTCTATTCGAGACTGGGATGATATGAAAGGAGATCATGTAAAACATTATAAGATTCGTAAACTTGACAATGGTGGATATTATATCACAACTCGGGCACAATTTGAAACTCTTCAGCAGCTGGTTCAGCATTATTCAG AGAAAGCTGATGGTTTGTGTTTTAACTTAACTGTGATTGCTACGAATAATACCCCACAAACTGTTGGATTGGCTAAAGATGCATGGGAAGTTGCACGTGATTCATTATTTCTGGAACAGAAGCTTGGTCAGGGGTGTTTCGCTGAAGTGTGGCGTG GTACGTGGAATGGAAATACTAAAGTGGCTATCAAGACCCTGAAGCCTGGCACTATGTCTCCAGAATCCTTCTTAGAGGAAGCCCAAATCATGAAGAAGCTAAAACATGACAAATTGGTCCAACTGTATGCTGTGGTATCTGAAGAACCCATCTATATTGTCACGGAGTACATGAGCAAAG GGAGTTTGCTAGATTTCTTAAAAGATGGAGAAGGAAGAGCTTTGAAGTTACCGAATTTGGTGGACATGGCAGCCCAG GTGGCTGCAGGAATGGCATACATTGAGCGAATGAATTACATACACAGAGATCTGCGGTCTGCAAACATTCTGGTGGGGAATGGCCTAATATGCAAGATTGCCGACTTCGGATTGGCAAGACTGATTGAAGACAACGAATATACTGCCAGACAAG GTGCAAAGTTTCCCATTAAATGGACTGCGCCAGAAGCAGCATTGTATGGAAGGTTCACAATAAAGTCAGATGTGTGGTCTTTTGGGATCCTACTGACAGAGCTGGTAACAAAAGGGAGAGTGCCATACCCAG GCATGAATAACCGTGAAGTCTTGGAGCAAGTAGAACGTGGTTATCGGATGCCATGTCCTCAGGACTGTCCCATCTCCTTGCACGAGCTTATGATCCACTGCTGGAAAAAAGACCCAGAGGAGCGTCCAACTTTCGAATACTTGCAGGGTTTCCTTGAAGACTACTTCACTGCAACAGAACCCCAATACCAGCCCGGTGACAACCTGTAA
- the FYN gene encoding tyrosine-protein kinase Fyn isoform X1, whose protein sequence is MGCVQCKDKEATKLTDERDGSLTQSSGYRYGTDPTPQHYPSFGVTSIPNYNNFHATGGQGLTVFGGVNSSSHTGTLRTRGGTGVTLFVALYDYEARTEDDLSFHKGEKFQILNSSEGDWWEARSLTTGETGYIPSNYVAPVDSIQAEEWYFGKLGRKDAERQLLSFGNPRGTFLIRESETTKGAYSLSIRDWDDMKGDHVKHYKIRKLDNGGYYITTRAQFETLQQLVQHYSERAAGLCCRLVVPCHKGMPRLTDLSVKTKDVWEIPRESLQLIKRLGNGQFGEVWMGTWNGNTKVAIKTLKPGTMSPESFLEEAQIMKKLKHDKLVQLYAVVSEEPIYIVTEYMSKGSLLDFLKDGEGRALKLPNLVDMAAQVAAGMAYIERMNYIHRDLRSANILVGNGLICKIADFGLARLIEDNEYTARQGAKFPIKWTAPEAALYGRFTIKSDVWSFGILLTELVTKGRVPYPGMNNREVLEQVERGYRMPCPQDCPISLHELMIHCWKKDPEERPTFEYLQGFLEDYFTATEPQYQPGDNL, encoded by the exons ATGGGCTGTGTGCAATGTAAGGATAAAGAAGCAACAAAACTGACTGACGAGAGGGATGGCAGTTTAACTCAAAGCTCAGGCTACCGCTATGGGACAGATCCCACTCCACAGCACTATCCTAGCTTTGGTGTGACTTCAATCCCAAACTACAACAACTTCCATGCCACAGGAGGCCAAGGACTGACTGTGTTTGGTGGAGTCAATTCCTCCTCTCATACAGGGACACTGCGTACAAGAGGAGGAACAG gtGTAACTCTTTTTGTGGCGCTTTATGACTATGAAGCAAGAACAGAAGATGACTTGAGTtttcacaaaggagaaaaatttcAAATACTTAACAGCTC GGAAGGAGACTGGTGGGAGGCCCGGAGCTTGACAACAGGCGAAACTGGTTACATTCCCAGTAATTATGTGGCTCCAGTCGATTCCATCCAAGCAGAGGA GTGGTACTTTGGCAAACTTGGCCGAAAAGATGCCGAGAGGCAGCTGTTGTCATTTGGAAACCCCAGAGGTACCTTCCTGATCCGGGAAAGCGAAACTACCAAAG GTGCCTATTCCCTGTCTATTCGAGACTGGGATGATATGAAAGGAGATCATGTAAAACATTATAAGATTCGTAAACTTGACAATGGTGGATATTATATCACAACTCGGGCACAATTTGAAACTCTTCAGCAGCTGGTTCAGCATTATTCAG AAAGAGCTGCAGGTCTTTGCTGCCGCTTAGTAGTCCCCTGTCATAAAGGAATGCCAAGGCTTACTGATCTGTCTGTCAAAACCAAAGATGTCTGGGAAATTCCACGAGAATCCCTACAGTTGATCAAGAGACTGGGAAATGGGCAGTTTGGGGAAGTATGGATGG GTACGTGGAATGGAAATACTAAAGTGGCTATCAAGACCCTGAAGCCTGGCACTATGTCTCCAGAATCCTTCTTAGAGGAAGCCCAAATCATGAAGAAGCTAAAACATGACAAATTGGTCCAACTGTATGCTGTGGTATCTGAAGAACCCATCTATATTGTCACGGAGTACATGAGCAAAG GGAGTTTGCTAGATTTCTTAAAAGATGGAGAAGGAAGAGCTTTGAAGTTACCGAATTTGGTGGACATGGCAGCCCAG GTGGCTGCAGGAATGGCATACATTGAGCGAATGAATTACATACACAGAGATCTGCGGTCTGCAAACATTCTGGTGGGGAATGGCCTAATATGCAAGATTGCCGACTTCGGATTGGCAAGACTGATTGAAGACAACGAATATACTGCCAGACAAG GTGCAAAGTTTCCCATTAAATGGACTGCGCCAGAAGCAGCATTGTATGGAAGGTTCACAATAAAGTCAGATGTGTGGTCTTTTGGGATCCTACTGACAGAGCTGGTAACAAAAGGGAGAGTGCCATACCCAG GCATGAATAACCGTGAAGTCTTGGAGCAAGTAGAACGTGGTTATCGGATGCCATGTCCTCAGGACTGTCCCATCTCCTTGCACGAGCTTATGATCCACTGCTGGAAAAAAGACCCAGAGGAGCGTCCAACTTTCGAATACTTGCAGGGTTTCCTTGAAGACTACTTCACTGCAACAGAACCCCAATACCAGCCCGGTGACAACCTGTAA